Within Kutzneria chonburiensis, the genomic segment CATCGCCGGCGAGCACACCTCCGTCGACTCCCAGGGGTACATGAACGGCGGCGCGGAATCCGGTGCCCGCGCCGCCGCCGAACTGCTAGCCCTGCTCTAGCAACATCTTCGCCGCGACCTCTGTCCCATCCGTACGGACAGTGCCGGCAACCTCCTTGGCGCGGGCGGCGGTTGCGGGGTCGAGGGCCGTCGCCAGCGCGGCCGACAGGGACTCGTAAGTCGGCGTCGGGCCGTCGTGCGCCGCCCCGATGCCCAGCTCCGCTACCCGGGCCGCGAACAGCGGCTGGTCGGCGATCTGCGGCACGACCACCTGCGGCGCGCCGGCCCGGGTGGCGGTGTGCGTGGTGCCCGCGCCGCCGTGGTGGATCACCGCCGCGACGCGGGGGAACAGCGCCTGCTGGTTCACGTCGCCGACGACAAAGCAGTCCTCAACGTCGAGATCCGCCCAGCCACGGGCCAGCACGACGCGACGACCCCGGGCGCGGAGGATGTCCACGGCGAGACGGCCGAGCTCCGGGGCGGCGTGCAGGTGCATGCTCCCGAAACCCACGTACACCGGCGGTTCCCCGGCGTTCAGGAACTCCTCGAGCTCGTCGGACAGCGGGCGGCTGTCGGGCAGGATCCACGCCCCCGTCTGCACGACATCGAGCTCCGTCACACCCTCCAACGGGCAGATCACCGGGTCCGCCGCCAGCCACGGCCGGTCCGTGAACACGTGATCGCGCACGTTGTCCACCGGCGGCAGGCCGAGCTCGGTCAGGTGCTTGTTGAGCGGCTGCTGGTAGAAGGCGTTGATCCGGGCCACATCGGTCTGCCAGACGGCCTTCTGCAGGCCGTAGAGCTGGTAGCTGGCGAACACGTAGCGAATGCCCAGCTGCTCGGCGACCGTACGTGCCCCGGCCGGCATGAGCCCGGCGGCCACGATCGCGTCGGCGCCCTCGGCCGTCTTGGCCAGGATGTCGAATCGGGCGTCGACCAGCCCG encodes:
- a CDS encoding glycosyltransferase, producing MRVVLLTYGSRGDVEPIVALAAKLRELGSEAVVCAPPDEEFVTLMDRAGVPHVPLGPSVRELMSVAKPDPFGLAAGLVDARFDILAKTAEGADAIVAAGLMPAGARTVAEQLGIRYVFASYQLYGLQKAVWQTDVARINAFYQQPLNKHLTELGLPPVDNVRDHVFTDRPWLAADPVICPLEGVTELDVVQTGAWILPDSRPLSDELEEFLNAGEPPVYVGFGSMHLHAAPELGRLAVDILRARGRRVVLARGWADLDVEDCFVVGDVNQQALFPRVAAVIHHGGAGTTHTATRAGAPQVVVPQIADQPLFAARVAELGIGAAHDGPTPTYESLSAALATALDPATAARAKEVAGTVRTDGTEVAAKMLLEQG